In a single window of the Bacillus clarus genome:
- a CDS encoding NADPH-dependent FMN reductase, protein MSKHKKIIAISGSIREGSSNTNILKALTAFIPEGVDYTIYTGIEELPHFNPDVDRVKAPVVVEEFRKTISESHALIICTPEYAKGIPGVLKNALEWLVSS, encoded by the coding sequence ATGAGTAAACATAAAAAAATCATAGCGATTTCAGGGAGTATTAGGGAAGGGTCATCCAATACAAATATACTAAAAGCTTTAACAGCATTTATTCCGGAAGGCGTAGATTACACTATTTATACTGGAATAGAGGAACTTCCTCATTTCAATCCGGATGTAGATCGAGTGAAAGCACCAGTTGTTGTTGAAGAATTTCGAAAGACAATAAGTGAATCACATGCACTTATTATTTGTACACCAGAGTATGCAAAAGGTATACCAGGAGTTTTAAAAAATGCTTTAGAGTGGCTTGTTTCATCAG